The following proteins are co-located in the Bordetella bronchialis genome:
- a CDS encoding amino acid ABC transporter permease, which yields MDELLQNFFNLDIYRSVAPYLLQGLGRTLMLSAIVIPVGLASGLAIGVLSITLKRRWARFLLAAYIDFFRALPPLVLLIFIYFGAPFLGLDLPKLLAVAIGFMLNNSSYYGEVFRAGLESVPRGQIEAARSTGLSAAQTLWHIQIPQATRNVMPDLISNTLEVVKLTTLASAVALPELLRVARDAQSLVYNPSPIVLAALFYLALLWPVVRLLSRLEHRHIAPR from the coding sequence ATGGATGAATTGCTGCAGAATTTCTTCAACCTGGACATCTACCGCAGCGTGGCGCCCTACCTGCTGCAGGGCCTGGGCCGCACGCTGATGCTGTCGGCGATCGTGATCCCTGTCGGCCTGGCGTCCGGGCTGGCGATAGGCGTGCTGTCCATCACGCTGAAGCGGCGCTGGGCGCGCTTTCTGCTGGCCGCCTACATCGATTTCTTCCGCGCGCTACCGCCGCTGGTGTTGTTGATCTTCATCTACTTCGGCGCGCCCTTCCTGGGCCTGGACCTGCCAAAGCTGCTCGCCGTGGCCATCGGCTTCATGCTGAATAACTCTTCCTACTACGGCGAGGTCTTCCGCGCCGGGCTGGAAAGCGTGCCGCGCGGCCAGATCGAGGCCGCCCGCTCCACCGGCCTGAGCGCCGCGCAGACGCTCTGGCATATACAAATCCCGCAGGCCACGCGCAACGTCATGCCGGACCTGATCAGCAACACGCTGGAAGTCGTGAAGCTGACCACGCTGGCCAGCGCGGTCGCCTTGCCGGAGCTGCTGCGTGTCGCGCGCGACGCGCAGTCGCTGGTGTACAACCCTTCTCCCATCGTGCTGGCGGCGCTGTTCTACCTGGCGCTGCTGTGGCCGGTGGTGCGGCTGTTGAGCCGTCTGGAACATCGGCATATCGCGCCGCGTTGA
- the hydA gene encoding dihydropyrimidinase has protein sequence MAVSGEFDLTLRNGRISTASETFHADIGVRDGIIAAVAQNLPPGREDIDVQGRWVLPGGIDSHCHVEQLSGMGVMCADDFYSATVSAAFGGTTTIIPFAAQHRGNAIPEVVADYHRRAAEKAVIDYGFHLILSDPTEQALKQDLPALIRDGITSFKVYMTYERLKLDDFQLLDVLEVANREGALVMVHAENNDMIRWIARRLVERGMTAPKYHAVAHDPIAESEATHRAVALARLMDVPLLIVHVAGLEAVRVIHSSQALGLPILAESCPQYLFLTQEDLDRDGLEGAKYCCSPPPRDAASQQAVWAGLLDGTLQMYSSDHAPYRFDASGKLPKGDQTTFKDMANGVPGLELRMPLLFSEGVLTGRMTIERFVAVTSTNHARTYGLHPRKGTIAVGADADIAVWNPEREVRVSAGMLHDQVGYTPYEGRTLCGWPEIVTSRGRIVVRDGSLHAERGSGRFLKRGTPEPVLRQRLNGNPNSIMRKVFAPGA, from the coding sequence ATGGCTGTATCCGGCGAGTTCGACCTGACCCTGCGCAATGGCCGCATCAGTACGGCATCCGAAACGTTCCACGCCGATATCGGCGTGCGCGACGGCATCATCGCCGCCGTCGCGCAGAACCTGCCGCCCGGGCGCGAGGACATCGATGTCCAGGGACGCTGGGTGCTGCCCGGCGGCATCGACAGCCACTGCCACGTCGAGCAATTGTCCGGCATGGGCGTGATGTGCGCCGACGATTTCTACAGCGCGACCGTCTCGGCGGCCTTCGGCGGCACCACCACCATCATCCCCTTCGCCGCGCAACACCGCGGCAATGCCATCCCGGAAGTCGTCGCCGACTACCACCGCCGCGCGGCGGAAAAAGCCGTCATCGATTATGGCTTTCACCTGATCCTGTCGGATCCCACCGAACAGGCGCTCAAGCAGGACCTGCCGGCACTGATCCGCGACGGCATTACCTCGTTCAAGGTCTACATGACCTACGAGCGCCTGAAGCTGGACGACTTCCAGCTGCTGGACGTGCTGGAAGTCGCCAACCGCGAGGGCGCGCTGGTGATGGTCCATGCCGAGAACAACGACATGATCCGCTGGATCGCCCGGCGCCTGGTGGAGCGCGGCATGACCGCGCCCAAGTACCACGCCGTCGCCCACGATCCCATCGCCGAGAGCGAAGCCACCCACCGCGCCGTGGCGCTGGCCCGCCTGATGGATGTGCCGCTGCTGATCGTGCACGTGGCGGGGCTGGAGGCGGTACGCGTGATTCATTCCTCGCAGGCCCTGGGCCTGCCCATCCTGGCCGAAAGCTGCCCGCAGTACCTGTTCCTGACGCAGGAGGACCTGGACCGCGACGGCCTGGAAGGCGCCAAATATTGCTGCAGCCCGCCGCCGCGCGACGCCGCCTCGCAGCAGGCGGTGTGGGCAGGCCTGCTGGACGGCACGCTGCAGATGTATTCCTCCGATCACGCGCCCTACCGCTTCGATGCCAGCGGCAAGCTGCCCAAGGGCGACCAGACCACCTTCAAGGACATGGCCAACGGCGTGCCGGGGCTGGAACTGCGCATGCCGCTGCTGTTCTCCGAAGGCGTGCTGACGGGCCGCATGACGATAGAACGCTTCGTCGCCGTGACGTCCACCAATCATGCGCGCACCTATGGCCTGCATCCGCGCAAGGGCACCATCGCCGTCGGCGCCGATGCCGACATCGCGGTATGGAACCCCGAACGCGAAGTGCGCGTCAGCGCGGGCATGCTGCACGATCAGGTCGGCTACACGCCCTACGAGGGCCGCACGCTGTGCGGCTGGCCGGAGATCGTCACCAGCCGCGGCCGCATCGTCGTGCGCGACGGCAGCCTGCATGCCGAGCGGGGCAGCGGCCGGTTCCTGAAGCGCGGCACCCCGGAACCCGTGCTGCGCCAACGCCTGAACGGCAATCCCAACAGCATCATGCGCAAGGTCTTCGCCCCGGGCGCCTGA
- a CDS encoding amino acid ABC transporter permease, with protein sequence MDLKAFAFSFFNADVAWRYLPDILAGMWVTLQLGAAVAVSGLALGFVLALLRALHLRVLNAAIICFADILRALPPLVVIMVLFFAFPYINLSMSAFTATWLSLTLVLAAFAEEIFWAGILSVPRGQAEAARATGLGWLQTMLHVVMPQAVRLTVAPLTNRLIAITKSTALGSVVGLSEVLNNAQSASSNAGNATPLTLGAIACLAIFIPVVLLGRWVETRFRWKS encoded by the coding sequence ATGGATCTGAAAGCCTTCGCCTTCTCCTTCTTCAATGCCGACGTCGCCTGGCGCTATCTGCCCGACATCCTGGCCGGCATGTGGGTCACCCTGCAACTGGGCGCCGCGGTGGCCGTCAGCGGACTGGCGCTGGGCTTCGTGCTGGCGTTGCTGCGCGCCCTGCACCTGCGCGTGCTGAATGCCGCCATCATTTGCTTCGCCGACATCCTGCGCGCCTTGCCGCCGCTGGTGGTCATCATGGTGCTGTTCTTCGCCTTCCCCTATATCAACCTGTCGATGTCCGCCTTCACGGCGACCTGGCTGTCCCTGACGCTGGTCCTGGCGGCATTCGCCGAAGAGATCTTCTGGGCCGGCATCCTGTCCGTGCCGCGCGGCCAGGCCGAGGCCGCCCGCGCCACCGGCCTCGGATGGCTGCAGACCATGCTCCATGTCGTCATGCCCCAGGCCGTGCGCCTGACCGTGGCGCCGCTGACGAACCGGCTCATCGCCATCACCAAGAGCACGGCGCTGGGCTCGGTGGTCGGCCTGAGCGAGGTCCTGAACAACGCGCAATCGGCCAGCAGCAACGCCGGCAACGCCACGCCGCTGACCCTGGGCGCGATCGCCTGCCTGGCGATCTTCATTCCCGTCGTGCTGTTGGGACGGTGGGTGGAAACGCGCTTCCGTTGGAAGAGCTAG
- a CDS encoding Bug family tripartite tricarboxylate transporter substrate binding protein gives MNPHRRTLLAGMAAAPLLSLPAIARAQGKYPSGPVTLIVPFPPGGGTDASSRTIAQAITQLTGWNIVVENRPGAGGNIGLGQLSHANPDGMTIGMGQTSNLAINPTLYKTMPYDARKDFAPIALVSGQPMILVVREGSPHSTLRSLVDAAKANPGKLNMASAGIGTVGHLAGEMFAKEAGIKIFHVPYPGAARALADLAGGQVDLYFGTPASVLPLMQSGKLRAVAVTSLKRLPAAKDVPTIAELGYAGFEAEDWKALVAPRGTPAAIVDSLNRAANEALKQPLTQQRFAAEGSVTLGGSVADASKFMASEYERWGKAVRDSGTKME, from the coding sequence ATGAACCCACACCGCCGCACCCTGCTGGCCGGCATGGCGGCCGCGCCGCTGCTGTCCTTGCCGGCGATCGCCCGCGCGCAAGGCAAATATCCCTCGGGCCCGGTCACCCTGATCGTGCCCTTTCCGCCGGGCGGCGGGACCGATGCGTCGTCGCGCACCATCGCGCAGGCCATCACGCAGCTGACGGGCTGGAATATCGTGGTGGAGAACCGCCCCGGCGCCGGCGGCAATATCGGCCTGGGCCAGCTATCGCACGCCAATCCGGACGGCATGACCATAGGCATGGGCCAGACGTCCAACCTGGCGATCAATCCCACGCTGTACAAGACCATGCCCTACGACGCGCGCAAGGATTTCGCGCCCATCGCGCTGGTGTCGGGCCAACCCATGATCCTGGTGGTGCGCGAAGGTTCGCCGCACAGCACCCTGCGCAGCCTGGTCGACGCGGCCAAGGCGAATCCGGGCAAGCTCAACATGGCGTCGGCCGGTATCGGCACCGTCGGGCATCTGGCGGGCGAGATGTTCGCCAAGGAGGCCGGCATCAAGATCTTCCACGTGCCCTACCCGGGCGCGGCCCGCGCCCTGGCGGACCTGGCCGGCGGACAAGTGGACCTGTACTTCGGCACCCCGGCCAGCGTGCTGCCGTTGATGCAATCCGGCAAGCTGCGCGCGGTGGCGGTGACCTCCCTGAAGCGGCTGCCCGCCGCCAAGGATGTGCCGACCATCGCCGAACTCGGTTATGCCGGTTTCGAGGCGGAGGACTGGAAAGCCCTGGTGGCGCCGCGCGGCACGCCGGCGGCCATCGTCGACAGCCTGAACCGCGCCGCCAACGAGGCCCTGAAGCAGCCGCTGACGCAGCAGCGCTTCGCGGCCGAAGGCAGCGTGACGCTGGGCGGCAGCGTGGCCGACGCGAGCAAGTTCATGGCCAGCGAATACGAGCGCTGGGGCAAGGCCGTGCGCGACTCTGGAACGAAGATGGAATAG
- a CDS encoding mandelate racemase/muconate lactonizing enzyme family protein, whose amino-acid sequence MRIERIEAIPLRMPLPRPLKAATALITHRCTVLTRVYTDQGVVGECFGNNEDTGQAEILRLIRDELAPLLIGRDAFLVEACWQAMQPATRDILRDRRMAIRAIACIDAALWDAVGKALNVPLHRMWGGYADEVPAYAMGGYYRAEDDLGAVAREMAALREQGFAGCKLKVGALSPQADAERVRAARDGAGPGFRLMPDPNQGWSYEQALAFARLVEPLDIFWLEEPCYWSNDRQDLARLRRTVPIPICAGQSEISVAGCRELMAAGAIDICNYDPSWGGGPTAWRKVAALAQAHGVGVLSHLEPQVGAMLAASVPNGVGVEVMQPDRDPLYHALVANRPAIAGGRLKLPDGPGWGLELDRDVEKRLAA is encoded by the coding sequence ATGCGCATAGAACGTATCGAGGCCATCCCGTTGCGGATGCCGCTGCCCCGGCCGCTGAAGGCCGCCACCGCCCTGATCACGCATCGCTGCACGGTGCTCACGCGCGTGTATACCGACCAGGGCGTGGTGGGGGAGTGTTTCGGCAATAACGAGGACACCGGCCAGGCGGAAATCCTGCGGCTGATCCGCGACGAACTCGCGCCGCTGCTGATCGGCCGCGATGCCTTCCTGGTAGAGGCCTGCTGGCAGGCGATGCAGCCCGCCACGCGCGATATCCTGCGCGACCGCCGCATGGCGATACGCGCCATCGCCTGCATCGACGCGGCACTGTGGGATGCGGTGGGCAAGGCGCTGAACGTGCCGCTGCACCGGATGTGGGGCGGCTATGCCGACGAGGTGCCCGCCTATGCCATGGGCGGTTATTACCGCGCCGAGGACGATCTGGGCGCGGTCGCGCGCGAAATGGCCGCGCTGCGCGAACAGGGTTTCGCCGGCTGCAAGCTGAAGGTGGGCGCCTTGTCGCCGCAGGCCGATGCCGAACGCGTGCGTGCCGCGCGCGATGGCGCGGGGCCGGGTTTCCGCTTGATGCCGGATCCCAACCAGGGCTGGAGCTACGAGCAGGCGCTGGCCTTTGCGCGGCTGGTCGAGCCGCTGGACATCTTCTGGCTGGAGGAACCCTGCTACTGGTCCAACGACCGCCAGGACCTGGCGCGCCTGCGCCGCACGGTGCCCATCCCGATCTGCGCGGGCCAGAGCGAGATCAGCGTGGCCGGATGCCGCGAGCTGATGGCGGCGGGCGCCATCGACATCTGCAATTACGATCCCAGCTGGGGCGGCGGCCCCACCGCCTGGCGCAAGGTGGCGGCGCTGGCGCAGGCGCATGGCGTGGGCGTGCTCTCGCACCTGGAGCCGCAAGTGGGCGCGATGCTGGCGGCGTCCGTGCCCAACGGCGTGGGCGTGGAGGTGATGCAGCCGGATCGCGATCCCCTTTACCACGCGCTGGTGGCCAATCGGCCGGCCATCGCCGGCGGCCGGCTTAAGCTGCCGGACGGGCCGGGCTGGGGCCTGGAGCTGGACCGCGATGTGGAAAAGCGCCTGGCGGCATGA
- a CDS encoding Bug family tripartite tricarboxylate transporter substrate binding protein: protein MKHAFFTRLLGAVLGLCVAGAAVAADDYPSHPINIIVPFSVGGSTDLVARLEAKALAQELNTSVVVENRTGGGGVIGWGSAARSAPDGYTLLTQEMSYAIAASLIKNLPYDPRKAFTNITTLVQVPHVLVVHPSVPAKTVQEFIALVKAHPDKYFFGSGGVGTNTHLGGELFNSLAGVKMSHIPFRGAGAALQDLLAGRVQAMITSVPTALSQIRSGKLRALMVASDHRIEVLPDVPDAKESGLPGMNMQFWVGFAAPAGTPRPVIDKLNAAMVKSLQSPEMRAQLKDLALEPVGSTPEQAAKLVSDEIARWHAVMEKAGIKPE, encoded by the coding sequence ATGAAGCATGCATTTTTCACCCGACTGCTGGGCGCCGTGCTGGGCCTGTGCGTGGCCGGCGCCGCGGTGGCGGCCGACGATTATCCCAGCCATCCGATCAACATCATCGTGCCTTTCAGTGTCGGCGGCTCGACGGATCTGGTCGCTCGCCTGGAAGCGAAGGCGCTGGCCCAGGAATTGAATACGTCCGTCGTGGTGGAGAACCGCACCGGCGGCGGTGGCGTGATCGGCTGGGGCAGCGCGGCGCGCTCGGCGCCGGACGGCTACACCCTGCTGACGCAGGAGATGTCCTATGCCATCGCGGCAAGCCTGATCAAGAACCTGCCCTACGATCCGCGCAAGGCCTTTACCAATATCACCACGCTGGTACAGGTGCCGCACGTGCTGGTGGTGCATCCTTCCGTGCCGGCGAAGACGGTGCAGGAGTTCATCGCGCTGGTGAAGGCCCATCCCGACAAGTATTTCTTCGGGTCCGGCGGGGTCGGCACCAATACCCACCTGGGCGGCGAGCTGTTCAACAGCTTGGCCGGCGTGAAGATGTCGCACATCCCGTTCCGCGGCGCGGGTGCGGCGCTGCAGGACCTGTTGGCCGGCCGCGTGCAGGCCATGATTACCTCCGTGCCGACCGCGCTGTCGCAGATCCGCTCCGGCAAACTGCGCGCGCTGATGGTGGCCAGCGATCATCGCATCGAGGTCCTGCCCGACGTGCCGGATGCCAAGGAGTCGGGGTTGCCGGGCATGAACATGCAGTTCTGGGTGGGCTTCGCCGCGCCGGCCGGCACGCCCAGGCCTGTGATCGACAAATTGAACGCCGCGATGGTCAAGTCCTTGCAAAGCCCGGAGATGCGGGCGCAGCTGAAGGATCTGGCGCTGGAGCCGGTGGGCAGCACGCCGGAGCAGGCCGCCAAGCTGGTCAGCGACGAGATCGCGCGCTGGCACGCGGTGATGGAGAAGGCCGGGATCAAGCCGGAATAG
- a CDS encoding amino acid ABC transporter ATP-binding protein: MERPILRVVGLHKSYGKNEVLKGVDLDVRRGELVFVIGPSGSGKSSLLRCCNRLETVTAGQIVVDGDEITAHGADLNRIRQNIGMVFQHFNLYRHMTALGNVTLALRKVQKLGRAEADRRGLEALRRVGMADRGDAYPDQLSGGQQQRVGIARALALRPKIVLFDEPTSALDPELVGGVLNVMRELKGDGMTMVVVSHEMAFARAAADRVVFMDGGAIVEQGPPEQVFGAPTHPRTRSFLARMADPGAGGTGGPDGAEARAA, translated from the coding sequence ATGGAACGTCCCATCTTGCGGGTTGTGGGTCTGCACAAGTCCTACGGGAAGAACGAGGTCTTGAAGGGCGTGGACCTGGATGTGCGGCGGGGCGAGCTGGTGTTCGTGATCGGGCCGTCGGGCTCCGGCAAGAGCAGCCTGCTGCGCTGCTGCAATCGCCTGGAGACGGTCACGGCGGGGCAGATCGTGGTGGACGGCGACGAGATCACCGCGCATGGGGCCGACCTGAACCGTATCCGGCAGAACATCGGCATGGTGTTCCAGCACTTCAACCTGTACCGGCACATGACGGCGCTGGGCAATGTCACGCTGGCGCTGCGCAAGGTGCAGAAGCTGGGCCGCGCGGAAGCGGACCGGCGCGGGCTGGAGGCGCTGCGCCGCGTGGGCATGGCGGATCGCGGCGATGCCTATCCGGACCAGTTGTCGGGCGGACAGCAGCAGCGCGTGGGCATCGCCCGCGCGCTGGCGCTGCGCCCCAAGATCGTGCTGTTCGACGAACCGACCAGCGCGCTGGACCCCGAACTGGTGGGCGGCGTGCTCAACGTCATGCGCGAACTCAAGGGCGACGGCATGACCATGGTGGTGGTCAGCCACGAAATGGCCTTCGCCCGCGCCGCCGCCGACCGCGTCGTCTTCATGGATGGCGGCGCGATCGTGGAGCAAGGTCCGCCGGAACAGGTCTTCGGCGCGCCCACGCACCCGCGCACGCGCAGCTTCCTGGCCCGCATGGCCGATCCCGGCGCCGGCGGCACGGGCGGCCCGGACGGCGCCGAAGCACGAGCGGCATGA
- a CDS encoding transporter substrate-binding domain-containing protein: MIRTAFPSLAACLAGALFAVACAGPAWSAPPLVTGVDATFAPHAMPKLGGGLQGFNIDLGEALARQLGTTITIEGTEYSALIPGLNAKKYDFVLAPTTATPERAKSLLFSEGYLNTDYTFLVAKSKPDIAGLQDLKGKTIAVNKGSAYENWAHDNAAKYGFKYDVYATNADAVQAVQSGRADANLAGNTVSAWAAKQNPAVKTSYTIQTGLVWALAFRKDDQAGRDKVSTALKCLKQNGTVSRLAQKWFGFTPAPGSAAATVGEGQGVPGLEGYDATPVKPNC, encoded by the coding sequence ATGATACGAACCGCCTTCCCATCCCTGGCCGCCTGCCTGGCCGGCGCCTTGTTCGCCGTTGCCTGCGCCGGTCCAGCCTGGAGCGCCCCGCCGCTGGTCACGGGCGTGGATGCCACCTTCGCGCCGCACGCCATGCCCAAGCTGGGAGGCGGGCTTCAGGGTTTCAATATCGACCTGGGAGAGGCCCTGGCCAGGCAGCTGGGCACGACCATCACCATCGAAGGCACGGAATACTCGGCGCTGATACCCGGCCTGAACGCGAAGAAGTACGACTTCGTGCTGGCGCCGACCACGGCCACGCCCGAACGCGCCAAATCGCTGCTGTTCTCCGAAGGCTATCTCAACACCGACTACACCTTCCTGGTCGCAAAGTCCAAGCCGGACATCGCGGGACTGCAGGACCTGAAGGGCAAGACCATCGCCGTCAACAAGGGCTCGGCCTATGAAAACTGGGCCCATGACAATGCAGCCAAGTACGGCTTCAAGTACGACGTCTACGCCACCAACGCCGACGCGGTGCAGGCGGTGCAGTCGGGCCGCGCGGACGCCAACCTGGCCGGCAATACCGTCAGTGCCTGGGCGGCCAAGCAGAACCCGGCGGTAAAGACCAGCTACACCATCCAGACCGGCCTGGTCTGGGCCCTGGCCTTCCGCAAGGACGACCAGGCCGGCCGCGACAAGGTCTCCACCGCGCTGAAATGCCTGAAGCAAAACGGCACGGTCTCCAGGCTGGCGCAGAAGTGGTTCGGGTTCACCCCCGCGCCCGGCTCGGCCGCCGCGACCGTCGGCGAAGGCCAGGGCGTGCCCGGCCTGGAAGGCTACGACGCCACGCCCGTCAAACCGAACTGCTGA
- a CDS encoding CaiB/BaiF CoA transferase family protein, which produces MSKPLAGIRVLDLTNVLAGPFCCHQLAHMGADVIKVETPGSGDLARQLGADADLNKAHMGVSFLAQNAGKRSISVNLKHAAGKELFLRLVRGADVLVENFRPGVMKRLGLGFEVLREHRPDLVYCAISGFGQEGPLRDYPAYDQIIQGMSGVMSITGDAETAPYRVGYPIADTIGGMTAAFAVAAALAERPRTQARFIDVSMLEATMATMGWAVSNYLVAGRQPGPMGNENITASPSGTFRTGEGLLNIAANKQEQFEALCRVVGREDLPAHPDYAERHARLRNRYALKAELESALAARGAQEWWPLLTQAGVPSGPVYTVEQALAHPQVRERGMVATFPDVPGVGRDVRVVRTGFKLDGAAPAVDSPPPTLGQHNETLLAELGYTPEDIRQLKDQGAI; this is translated from the coding sequence ATGTCCAAGCCCCTGGCAGGAATACGCGTCCTGGACCTGACCAACGTGCTGGCGGGCCCGTTCTGCTGTCATCAACTGGCCCATATGGGCGCCGACGTCATCAAGGTGGAAACGCCCGGCAGCGGCGACCTGGCGCGCCAGCTGGGGGCGGATGCGGACCTGAACAAGGCCCATATGGGCGTCTCGTTCCTGGCGCAGAACGCGGGCAAGCGCTCAATATCGGTGAACCTGAAGCATGCCGCCGGCAAGGAGCTTTTCCTGCGCCTGGTACGCGGCGCGGACGTGCTGGTGGAGAACTTCCGCCCCGGCGTAATGAAGCGGCTGGGCCTGGGCTTCGAGGTGCTGCGCGAGCATCGTCCCGACCTGGTCTACTGCGCGATCTCGGGTTTCGGGCAGGAGGGACCGCTGCGCGACTATCCCGCCTACGACCAGATCATCCAGGGCATGTCGGGCGTGATGAGCATTACCGGCGACGCCGAGACGGCGCCCTACCGTGTGGGGTATCCCATCGCCGACACCATAGGCGGCATGACGGCGGCATTCGCCGTGGCGGCGGCGTTGGCGGAGCGGCCCCGCACGCAGGCGCGCTTCATCGATGTGTCCATGCTGGAAGCCACGATGGCGACGATGGGCTGGGCCGTGTCCAACTATCTGGTTGCCGGACGCCAGCCCGGGCCCATGGGCAACGAGAACATCACCGCCAGTCCCTCGGGCACCTTCCGCACGGGCGAAGGCCTTCTGAACATTGCCGCGAACAAGCAAGAGCAGTTCGAGGCACTGTGCCGCGTCGTGGGCCGCGAGGATCTGCCCGCGCATCCCGATTACGCCGAACGGCATGCCCGGCTGCGCAACCGCTATGCCCTGAAGGCCGAACTGGAGTCGGCCCTGGCCGCGCGCGGCGCGCAGGAGTGGTGGCCGCTGCTGACGCAGGCGGGCGTGCCCTCCGGCCCCGTGTACACGGTGGAGCAGGCCCTGGCCCATCCTCAGGTCCGCGAACGCGGCATGGTGGCGACCTTCCCGGATGTGCCCGGCGTGGGACGCGACGTGCGCGTGGTGCGCACGGGCTTCAAACTGGACGGCGCGGCGCCGGCGGTGGACAGCCCGCCGCCGACACTGGGCCAGCACAATGAAACGCTATTGGCGGAGCTGGGATATACCCCGGAAGACATACGGCAACTAAAGGACCAGGGCGCGATCTGA
- a CDS encoding dihydrodipicolinate synthase family protein, giving the protein MTAPPDAQGVFTICPTPFDDALQVDTDSIRGLVDFLLQTGIKGLAVLGFLGELHKLSAAERRLVLRTFVEQADGRAPVWVGVRGLGIAGAIEQAREAQELGAAAVFAAPLDNANDALLFDYYKAVAEAVSIPVVIHDFPDSFGTEIRPEVVARLAREGGVHAIKMEEPPVGQKITRIRELCGDAPMKIFGGLGGVYFLEELQRGAVGTMTGFAFPEILVAIYERHAAGDEAGAAAIFDRYCPLIRYEFQPRIGLALRKYIYQRRGAIRSNALRAPGMRIDPVTAAELEATVRRVGLSLDMPGAQRIA; this is encoded by the coding sequence ATGACCGCCCCACCCGACGCCCAAGGCGTTTTCACCATCTGCCCGACGCCGTTCGACGATGCCCTGCAGGTCGACACCGACAGCATCCGCGGCCTGGTGGACTTCCTGCTGCAAACCGGCATCAAGGGCCTGGCGGTACTCGGTTTCCTGGGCGAGCTGCACAAGCTGTCGGCGGCCGAGCGCCGGCTGGTGCTGCGCACCTTCGTCGAACAGGCCGACGGCCGCGCGCCGGTGTGGGTGGGCGTGCGCGGCCTGGGCATCGCCGGCGCCATCGAGCAGGCGCGCGAGGCGCAGGAACTGGGCGCGGCCGCCGTGTTCGCCGCGCCGCTGGACAACGCCAATGACGCCCTGCTGTTCGACTACTACAAGGCCGTCGCGGAAGCCGTCAGCATTCCGGTGGTGATCCACGATTTCCCGGACTCCTTCGGCACCGAGATCCGCCCGGAAGTCGTGGCGCGTCTGGCGCGCGAAGGCGGCGTGCACGCCATCAAGATGGAAGAACCGCCGGTGGGCCAGAAGATCACCCGCATCCGCGAGCTGTGCGGCGATGCCCCCATGAAAATCTTCGGCGGCCTGGGCGGCGTGTACTTCCTGGAGGAATTGCAGCGCGGCGCCGTCGGCACGATGACGGGCTTCGCCTTCCCGGAAATCCTGGTCGCCATCTACGAGCGCCATGCGGCTGGCGACGAGGCCGGCGCGGCGGCGATCTTCGATCGCTACTGCCCGCTGATCCGCTACGAGTTCCAGCCCAGGATCGGCCTGGCGCTGCGCAAGTACATCTACCAGCGGCGCGGCGCCATCCGCAGCAACGCGCTGCGTGCGCCCGGCATGCGCATCGACCCCGTCACCGCCGCCGAACTGGAAGCCACGGTGCGGCGCGTCGGCCTGTCGCTGGACATGCCGGGCGCGCAACGCATCGCCTGA
- a CDS encoding citryl-CoA lyase, whose product MSDNDTNEGLESRKWWHTGITDMRPGVIRYHGYAIEDLIGNVRFAQMAWLMLRGELPTPGQGRLLDAALMAGVDHGPQAPSIAIARMAATCGVGLNNAMASAVNVLGDVHGGAGEQAVELYEDVAARMDQGVSRDAAVQGALDTYIENHGKFVSGFGHRFHPVDPRAPRLLALVDEAARAGEVGGRYAAIARAIEAELAARKGRTIPMNIDGATAVIYAELGFPAPLARGLFCLSRSVGILAHAWEQTRQGGRNKGPIPRQYIPLYDGHPPRPLPPEALDGRQG is encoded by the coding sequence ATGAGCGATAACGACACGAACGAAGGACTGGAAAGCCGCAAGTGGTGGCACACCGGCATCACCGACATGCGGCCCGGGGTGATCCGCTACCACGGCTATGCCATCGAGGACTTGATCGGCAATGTGCGGTTCGCGCAGATGGCCTGGCTGATGCTGCGCGGCGAGCTGCCCACGCCGGGCCAGGGCAGGCTGCTGGATGCGGCCTTGATGGCGGGCGTGGACCACGGGCCGCAGGCGCCCAGCATCGCCATCGCGCGCATGGCGGCCACCTGCGGCGTCGGCCTGAACAACGCCATGGCCTCCGCGGTCAACGTGCTGGGCGACGTGCATGGCGGCGCCGGCGAACAGGCGGTAGAACTGTATGAGGACGTGGCGGCGCGCATGGACCAGGGCGTGTCGCGCGACGCGGCCGTGCAGGGCGCGCTGGACACGTATATCGAGAACCACGGGAAGTTCGTATCCGGCTTCGGGCATCGCTTCCATCCGGTCGATCCGCGCGCGCCGCGGCTGCTTGCGCTGGTCGACGAGGCCGCGCGGGCGGGCGAGGTCGGTGGCCGGTACGCCGCCATCGCGCGTGCCATCGAGGCCGAACTGGCCGCGCGCAAGGGCAGGACCATCCCCATGAACATCGACGGGGCGACGGCGGTGATCTATGCCGAGCTGGGCTTTCCCGCGCCGCTGGCGCGCGGCCTGTTCTGCCTGTCGCGTTCGGTCGGCATCCTGGCGCACGCCTGGGAACAGACGCGCCAGGGCGGCCGCAACAAGGGGCCCATCCCGCGACAGTACATCCCGCTTTACGACGGGCATCCGCCGCGTCCGCTGCCGCCGGAAGCGCTGGACGGACGCCAGGGCTGA